From the genome of Flavobacterium sediminis:
TGTTATTGCAGTTTGTATAGGAATTTTATTTATCATGAGAGGTTTGGGATTAAGTATCCCTTATATTTCTCCCGGTAATGTTAGTTTGTTTGTGCAAAGTGAAGCAAACTGTCACTGATTATAAAGATTTTTTATTTTTGATTATTAATTGGTTTGGATTAAAAAAAAGCATCAAAATTACTTTGATGCTTTTTTAATTTTATACTATTCGAATATTTTTTAGTTCACAATAACTTTTTGTATCGTAGAAGCAGCATCAGTATCTAATTTAATCAAATAAAAGCCTTTAGACAAGTTATTGATTTTGAATATCTCACTTTGAGGTTTAAGTTGTTGGATCACTTGTCCGTTAATGGTATAAACCGTAACTAAAGTTAACGGAGTCTGAGACTGTACCGTAAATTCACCGGTTGCACTAGGATTAGGGAAAAGAGAGACACTATTTAAGGCAAAGCTTTCCGCTTCTAATGCATCAACAGCAGCACACTGCGTCGGATAGATTTCACATACAAAATCAGGATTATCTATAAATGGGTTTCTGTTGTTCTGATATGAGAAAATAACATTATTCTGATTGATCTCTTTTGCAGAAACAGGGTCTTCCTTATGCCATTTGATCAATCGAAAGATAAAGGCGTCAGAGAATACTTTGTCTGTAGAACCGTCAAACATATTTTTTGCTTCACAAGTAGAAGCATTCGCTCCGCTGTAAAAATCATCCATCAGGTCTTCATAACGTGTAGCAAAATAAAAGAAGCAACGAGCAATATCCCCTTTAAATTCATCAAGCGGTTCAAAAACCGTCCCGTTGTAGCTAGAGTAAGCATCTGTAATATTGCTTCCTTTTTGAGAACCGTTTTGTGATGTATAAGTCGCTGAACTTACTTCCCCGAAAGGCAGATTATTACGTTGACCATTTACATAACCATCTGAAGGAACTGCATGAAAAGGGTCATTTTTCATTGGAGCTACAGCAAAATGATCAAAATACGACTGCGGAATTAAATGCTCTCTGTTGTAACAATCTCCTTCACCGGAATAAGAACCACATTGGTTGGTTACTAATGTAAAATTATAAGGATCAGTTCCGCCCGGAACTTCTGAATACATGTCGTATAAAGTGTTATCGTTTTCGTCATAAATATCATGGAACGCATTATTGTTAGCAAACAAAGTCCATAAAGAACTATAACCTTGATCAGTATGCAGATACTCCGGAGTTAAACCGTCAGTATTATCGTCAATAATTTTTTTCAGTTGGGTTTTTAAAGCATAACCGGTTAATCCTACAGTAGAATCATAATATCCGGCAGGAGCTTGTGCTAAAGCAATTTGGGCTACAAATAAGGCAAATAAAGTAATTTTTTTCATGAGTTAATTTTTACGAGTTAATAGGGCCATATAAAATCCGTCAAACCCACTTTCGTGAGCCAATACTTTTTGATCTTTGACAAAAGTAAAATTTTTACCGGCTTCCGA
Proteins encoded in this window:
- a CDS encoding endonuclease; this encodes MKKITLFALFVAQIALAQAPAGYYDSTVGLTGYALKTQLKKIIDDNTDGLTPEYLHTDQGYSSLWTLFANNNAFHDIYDENDNTLYDMYSEVPGGTDPYNFTLVTNQCGSYSGEGDCYNREHLIPQSYFDHFAVAPMKNDPFHAVPSDGYVNGQRNNLPFGEVSSATYTSQNGSQKGSNITDAYSSYNGTVFEPLDEFKGDIARCFFYFATRYEDLMDDFYSGANASTCEAKNMFDGSTDKVFSDAFIFRLIKWHKEDPVSAKEINQNNVIFSYQNNRNPFIDNPDFVCEIYPTQCAAVDALEAESFALNSVSLFPNPSATGEFTVQSQTPLTLVTVYTINGQVIQQLKPQSEIFKINNLSKGFYLIKLDTDAASTIQKVIVN